Within Kutzneria chonburiensis, the genomic segment CCGATGATCGTGCCGGTGGTGTAGCCGCCGCCGTAGGTGTCGGCCTTGTCGTCGGCCACCGGGGACGGCGCGGTGTCGTAGTTCAGGTTGGGCACGTCCGACTTGAGGAACGCGGTCCGGTACTCACCGTCGAACATCATCGCGACCTGGCCCTTGTTGAAGGCGTGGTCGGGCGAGTACTCCTGGCCGAGGCCCGCGGTGAACTTCTGCAGCTTCTCCCAGCCGTAGAAGTCGACCAGCTGCTTCTGGAAGGTGAACATCTCGGTCCAGGCCGGATCGCTGGCCAGGTCCGACTTACCGTTGCCGTCCAGCCACTTGGCGCCGAACTGCGGGGCCCAGATCTGCGGGTGGTTGGCGTAGAAGCCGAACTGCGGGATGAAGCCGGCCACCTTGATCGAGCCGTCCGGGTTGAACTCGGTCAGCTTCTTGGTGTCCTCGAGCAGCTCGCTCATGGTCTTGGGCGGCGCGGAGATGCCCTTGGCCGCGAACAGGTCCTTGTTGAAGTACAGGCCGTACACGTCGGCCAGCATCGGCATGGCGCAGCGCTTGCCGTTGAACTGGGTGTAGTCCTGGACCGCCTTGGGGATCTGGGTCAGGTCGGTCTTGTCCCGGTCGATGTAGGGCTTGAGGTCCTGCCACGCCCCAGACGAGCAGAACTGCCCGATGTTGTCGGTGGAGAACGAGATCGCCACGTCCGGCGGGTTGCCGCCGCGGATCGACTGGGTGATCTTGTCGTCGTCCTGGCTGCCCTGGCTGTTGATCGTGATGTTGGGGTGGGCGGCGTGGAAGCCGTCCAGCACCTTGTTCAGGATGCCCAACTCACGGTCGGCGAAGGCGCTGTAGACGGTCAGCGTGACCTTCTGGTCAGCGCTCGGCGCGTCCTGCGCGCCGGTCGTGCCGCCGCCGGCGGTGCACGCGGACAACAGCAGGACTAATGCTCCCGCCGAGCAGGTGGCTGCTCGGGCCAGGGCGGCGCGTCTGGGGGTACGCATGGGCCCTCCAAGGACAGGGGGTTTCGGCGGATTCATCGAGCGGTATGCAGCGGCGGCAGCATGTCGTTGGCCGGCAGGCCGAAGACCTCTTCCCTGACCACGGCCAGGGCGGAGTGCATGGCCCCGGCGCGGACCGCGTGGCCGGCGACCAACGCGAGTTCGACCGGGGTTCGGGGAATGACGAGGCGACGGAGCTCGGTGGCGACCAGCTCGCACAGCACGGTGCCCCCGGCGTGCGCGACCTCGCCGGACAGCAGCACCAGCTCCGGGTCCACGACGCTGACCACGTTGGCGATGCCGACGGCGATGCGCCGGGCCAGGTCGGTCAGGAACTCGCGGCCGGCGGTGCCGTGGGACAGCGCCTTGGTGACCGCGCCCAGCGCGTGGCGGGCCGAGATCCCGTGCGAGCGGGCCAGCTTGGTCACCGAGGAGTTGGACAGCAGGTCGCCGTAGCGGGTGCCGGCGCGGTCGATCCCGGTGTCCTGCCGGGACAGATCCGGCACGCGCATCCAGTCGACCTCACCGGCGCCGCCGGTGGCGCCGCGCAGCAGCACCCGGTTGATCACGACCGCCGAGCCGACCGCGTCGACCGGCCAGACGAGCACGAAGTCGCGCACGTCGACGGCCCGACCGATGATCATCTCTTCCAGCGCGACCAGGTTGACGTCGTTCTCGACGGTGACCGACGTGCCCAGCAGCTCGTGCAGGCGGCCGACCACGTCGAAGCCTTCCCAGCCGGGCAGGTGCGGCGCGAAGCCGAGCTGACCGGTGGCCGGGTCGACCGCGCCCGGGCTGCCGACGACCACGTGGTGCAGGTCGCTGACCTGGAGGTTGGCGTCGCTGGCCGCCTTGGCCATGGCCTCGGAGAAGACGGTCAGCACGTCGCTGCCCTTGGGCATCAGGGCATGGTGCTCGGTCAGCGTGGCGCCGGAGATGTCGGCGATGGCCACGTCGACCGAGTCGGGGGTGAGGTCGACCGCGGCCACGTGGGCCAGGCCGCCGTTGACCGCCCACAGCTGGGCGCGCGGACCCCGGCCACCACCGCGCAGGCCGTCCCGGCGGACGATGTCCTGCGCTTCGAGGCGGGTCAGCAGCTGGGCCGTCGCGGGCTTGGACAGCCCGATGATGCCCTCCAGCTCGGACCGGGTCAGCGGCCCGTTGCGCAGCAGCGCGTCGATCGCGGCGCGGTCGTTGATCTCGCGCAGCAGTCTCGGGCTTCCGGCACGCACTGGGTAACTCCTGTCTGTTAACTTTCCAGACGATTTCGTGCCACCGTAGTGACCGCGCTCACCCAGGTCAATGGGTCGTTCACCCCGTATTCAGGTCGTAACAGTGAGTGCAAGTTACCCATTAGGGTCCCCTAACCTGGCAGGCTAGGAGGGTGATCGAGCGGGAAGAGACCTTCGCGCAGCTCCTCGGCGGGCGTGGCGCGGCCCTGGACGCCACCCTGCCGTCCGTCGCGTTCGTGGCCGGCTGGCTGCTCACGAATCACTCGGTCGGGTGGGCGGCGCTGATCGCCGTGGCCGCCGCGGTGGTGGTCGGCGCGATCCGGCTGATCCGTGGCGACAAGATCCGGGCCGTGCTGATCGGCGCGTTCGTGGTGTCCGTGGCCGCGCTGGTCGCCATGTACACCGGTCGAGCCATCGACTTCTTCCTCGTGCAGCTGCTCAGCAACGCGGCCAGCGGGCTGGCCTTCGTGGTCAGCTGGGCGGTTCGGTGGCCGCTGCTGGGCGTGATCATCGGGGCCCTGCTGGGCCAGCGGACCCGATGGCGGCAGGACCCGGACCTGCTGCGCGCCTACGGCCGGGCCACCCTCGTCTACTCGATCCAGTACGGCATCCGGGTGATCGTGTTCGGCTACCTGTGGTGGCAGGGCGACGTGGTCGCCTCCGGCATCGCCCGGGTCGCCCTCTCCTGGCCGCTCTACGTGGTCATGCTGGCCCCGACCTGGTGGGTGTTCCGGGCAAGCCTGCCCTCGGACCACCCGGGTCTACGGCATCCGCGCCGTAGGATCGGGTCCGATACCGACCCGGGGTAGGCAGATGGGGCGAGGCGGCAGGAGCGAGGGCGCTGCGGCGCTGTTCGGGCCGGAGCTGCGGCGGCTGCGGCAGCAGTGCGGCCTGTCCCTGCGCGACCTGTCCAAGGTCATCGGCTTCACCCCGGGCTACCTGAGCAAGGTCGAGAACGGCCGGCCGCCGTCGCCGGAACTGGCGCGGGCGTGCGACGAAACCCTGAGTGCCGGCGGCGCGTTGGCCGCGCTGGCCAATGCCGAGGCGTCCGTACGGCCGGCGCAGCTGCCGGCCGGCATTCGGCGCTTCGTCGGCCGGTGCGATCAGCTGCGGTCGCTGGACAGCGCCGGCGCGCGAACCGTGATCATCGACGGGCCGCCCGGGACCGGCAAGACGATGCTGGCCCTGCGCTGGGCCCACCACGTCGTGGACCGCTTTCCCGACGGCCAGTTGTACGTCGACCTGCGCGGATACTCGGCGCACGGTCGGCCAATGGAGCCCGGCGTCGCGCTGGAGGAGTTCCTCGGCGCGTTGGGTGTGCCGGCCAACGGGATCCCCGCCGGCTCGGAGCGTTCCTCGGCGTTGTTCCGGTCGTTGGTGGCCGACCGAAAGCTGTTGGTGGTTCTGGACAACGCGGCGTCGGCCGAGCAGGTACGCCCGCTGCTGCCGGCCGCACCGGGCTGCGTGGTGGTGATCACCAGTCGTGAGCGCCTGTCAGGCATCGCCGCGCCGCGGGTGACCC encodes:
- a CDS encoding extracellular solute-binding protein, which codes for MRTPRRAALARAATCSAGALVLLLSACTAGGGTTGAQDAPSADQKVTLTVYSAFADRELGILNKVLDGFHAAHPNITINSQGSQDDDKITQSIRGGNPPDVAISFSTDNIGQFCSSGAWQDLKPYIDRDKTDLTQIPKAVQDYTQFNGKRCAMPMLADVYGLYFNKDLFAAKGISAPPKTMSELLEDTKKLTEFNPDGSIKVAGFIPQFGFYANHPQIWAPQFGAKWLDGNGKSDLASDPAWTEMFTFQKQLVDFYGWEKLQKFTAGLGQEYSPDHAFNKGQVAMMFDGEYRTAFLKSDVPNLNYDTAPSPVADDKADTYGGGYTTGTIIGIPKGVKNAGAAWELIKYLSMDTNALVQLANGLGNVPSTKAALHSADLKMPAQFNTFLKIFDNPNLANNPASPNGGAYLKTAEDLGSSWQSGQVKDLHASFAQADKTIDDAKALGGN
- a CDS encoding ROK family transcriptional regulator, which translates into the protein MRAGSPRLLREINDRAAIDALLRNGPLTRSELEGIIGLSKPATAQLLTRLEAQDIVRRDGLRGGGRGPRAQLWAVNGGLAHVAAVDLTPDSVDVAIADISGATLTEHHALMPKGSDVLTVFSEAMAKAASDANLQVSDLHHVVVGSPGAVDPATGQLGFAPHLPGWEGFDVVGRLHELLGTSVTVENDVNLVALEEMIIGRAVDVRDFVLVWPVDAVGSAVVINRVLLRGATGGAGEVDWMRVPDLSRQDTGIDRAGTRYGDLLSNSSVTKLARSHGISARHALGAVTKALSHGTAGREFLTDLARRIAVGIANVVSVVDPELVLLSGEVAHAGGTVLCELVATELRRLVIPRTPVELALVAGHAVRAGAMHSALAVVREEVFGLPANDMLPPLHTAR
- a CDS encoding ATP-binding protein, whose protein sequence is MGRGGRSEGAAALFGPELRRLRQQCGLSLRDLSKVIGFTPGYLSKVENGRPPSPELARACDETLSAGGALAALANAEASVRPAQLPAGIRRFVGRCDQLRSLDSAGARTVIIDGPPGTGKTMLALRWAHHVVDRFPDGQLYVDLRGYSAHGRPMEPGVALEEFLGALGVPANGIPAGSERSSALFRSLVADRKLLVVLDNAASAEQVRPLLPAAPGCVVVITSRERLSGIAAPRVTLGAMTPIDSVALIRSVIGDERADAEPDAVTDLAVRCGFLPLALRIAAERVVAQPHYLVRDLVEELDADGRLDVLSTFDSIAVRTVFDWSYRRLDADCARMFRLLGLHRGPHIDTGAAAALAGLPVPAVRVLLDRLAAVHLVQSLGRDRYELHDLLREYAAELVSGDVPTFATCASYVASGAT
- a CDS encoding DUF3159 domain-containing protein yields the protein MIEREETFAQLLGGRGAALDATLPSVAFVAGWLLTNHSVGWAALIAVAAAVVVGAIRLIRGDKIRAVLIGAFVVSVAALVAMYTGRAIDFFLVQLLSNAASGLAFVVSWAVRWPLLGVIIGALLGQRTRWRQDPDLLRAYGRATLVYSIQYGIRVIVFGYLWWQGDVVASGIARVALSWPLYVVMLAPTWWVFRASLPSDHPGLRHPRRRIGSDTDPG